In Corallococcus caeni, a single genomic region encodes these proteins:
- a CDS encoding c-type cytochrome translates to MRRQGWAALCAVTTLVLSGCKEREVAGTWSNASGSVALSRDDSLLYVVDADNGLLAVVDTARREKVSEVRVGSRPERVAVGVDDTVYVTNRGGRSVSVIRKGDAVEAARIPVGVEPTGLAVSPDGSTLYVVNSATHQSAARGSLTAIDTGTLTVRWELPLGEEPRGIALLEDGRKAAVSLFRQGDVVTVDLSDANKPKVMRDGTDLNTKANRPPSSVSSPLADEVIDPPQLPDSRQGPRTFRARGMVDLLSAPDGRRLFAPVLWSREDPLGGPVDGRDPNPGDSMYGGGTPCGAAAGGGVVAAGLVTFDTEDEAPRPVVDDLDECKPPPEEKPDYPTSLIASPSFKAPLQGPAAAVVDPTGAWLFLVNQDSNNVAILPSWRRSGSDLPNESSPVRQLVDVGAGPNGIALTRDGRKAYVYNAFDHTVSTLVGGAGDIREEGTRLVIAGDTLSPLAAEGRRLFFSAVDPRMTSPSVAVSCASCHLEGREDGHVWGFPDGPRQTPSLAGRMTTATAPFHWSGEFSALGDFMSATVKDRMGGQELDADTVAKLGAFIDAIPATDNPSRGEPLTAAQARGASLFKQAKCDTCHTGTALTNNTNADVGTFVLSGVLRDAAAVVRSGLNTPSLLGVGRTAPYLHDGSAPTLRARLMNGRESNQHGMTADLSDADVDDLVAYLETL, encoded by the coding sequence ATGCGACGGCAGGGATGGGCCGCGCTGTGCGCGGTGACGACGCTGGTGCTTTCGGGCTGCAAGGAGCGCGAGGTGGCGGGCACCTGGAGCAACGCCTCCGGCTCCGTGGCGCTCAGCCGGGATGACTCGCTGCTCTACGTGGTGGACGCGGACAACGGCCTGCTCGCCGTGGTGGACACCGCCCGCCGGGAGAAGGTCTCCGAGGTGCGGGTGGGCTCGCGCCCGGAGCGCGTGGCGGTGGGCGTGGACGACACCGTGTACGTGACGAACCGGGGCGGCAGGAGCGTGTCCGTCATCCGCAAGGGTGACGCGGTGGAGGCCGCGCGCATCCCGGTGGGCGTGGAGCCCACGGGGCTCGCGGTGTCGCCGGACGGCAGCACGCTGTACGTGGTGAACAGCGCCACGCACCAGTCCGCCGCGCGGGGCAGCCTCACCGCCATCGACACGGGCACGCTCACGGTGCGCTGGGAGCTGCCGCTGGGCGAGGAGCCGCGCGGCATCGCGCTGCTGGAGGACGGCCGCAAGGCGGCGGTGTCGCTGTTCCGGCAGGGCGACGTGGTGACGGTGGACCTGTCGGACGCGAACAAGCCCAAGGTGATGCGCGACGGCACGGACCTGAACACGAAGGCCAACCGGCCGCCGTCCTCCGTGTCCAGCCCCCTGGCGGACGAGGTCATCGACCCCCCGCAGCTTCCCGACTCCCGGCAGGGCCCGCGCACCTTCCGGGCGCGAGGCATGGTGGACCTGTTGAGCGCGCCGGATGGACGTCGCCTCTTCGCGCCGGTGCTGTGGTCGCGCGAGGATCCGCTGGGCGGGCCCGTGGACGGCCGCGACCCGAACCCGGGCGATTCCATGTACGGCGGCGGGACGCCCTGCGGCGCGGCGGCGGGCGGCGGCGTGGTGGCGGCGGGCCTGGTGACCTTCGACACGGAGGACGAGGCGCCCCGGCCGGTGGTGGACGACCTGGACGAGTGCAAGCCGCCGCCGGAGGAGAAGCCGGACTACCCCACGTCGCTCATCGCGAGCCCGTCGTTCAAGGCGCCCCTCCAGGGGCCGGCGGCGGCGGTGGTGGACCCCACGGGCGCGTGGCTGTTCCTGGTGAACCAGGACTCGAACAACGTGGCCATCCTGCCCTCGTGGCGGCGCTCCGGGTCGGACCTGCCGAACGAGTCGAGCCCGGTGCGGCAGCTGGTGGACGTGGGCGCGGGGCCCAACGGCATCGCGCTCACGCGGGACGGGCGCAAGGCGTACGTCTACAACGCGTTCGACCACACGGTCAGCACGCTGGTGGGCGGGGCCGGGGACATCCGCGAAGAGGGCACGCGCCTGGTCATCGCGGGCGACACGCTGTCGCCGCTGGCTGCGGAGGGCCGGCGGCTGTTCTTCAGCGCGGTGGATCCGCGGATGACCAGCCCGTCCGTGGCGGTGTCCTGCGCGTCGTGCCACCTGGAGGGCCGCGAGGACGGCCACGTGTGGGGCTTCCCGGACGGGCCGCGCCAGACGCCCAGCCTGGCGGGCCGCATGACGACGGCCACGGCGCCCTTCCACTGGAGCGGCGAGTTCTCCGCGCTGGGGGACTTCATGAGCGCCACGGTGAAGGACCGCATGGGCGGCCAGGAGCTGGACGCGGACACGGTGGCGAAGCTGGGCGCGTTCATCGACGCCATCCCCGCGACGGACAACCCGTCCCGGGGCGAGCCGCTGACGGCGGCGCAGGCGCGCGGGGCCTCCCTCTTCAAGCAGGCGAAGTGCGACACCTGCCACACGGGCACGGCGCTCACGAACAACACCAACGCGGACGTGGGCACGTTCGTGCTGTCGGGCGTGCTGCGGGACGCGGCTGCGGTCGTCCGGTCGGGGCTCAACACGCCGTCGCTGCTGGGCGTGGGCCGCACCGCGCCGTACCTGCATGACGGCAGCGCGCCCACGCTCCGGGCCCGCCTGATGAACGGCCGCGAGTCGAACCAGCACGGCATGACGGCGGACCTGTCCGACGCGGACGTGGACGACCTGGTGGCGTACCTGGAGACGCTGTAG
- a CDS encoding NAD(P)H-dependent glycerol-3-phosphate dehydrogenase encodes MRGSVIGAGSFGTALANVLAVNCDEVRLWGREPSTVEAINTRHENDTYLKGIPLSERVRATTDLEEALAGSEMVVLATPSHATREVLARAKAFLPKSVPLVTVSKGIENGTLLTMTELLEDCLPEEFHPYVAVLSGPSFAKELARRMPTVVTIASHWDKVAQRCQKALQTDTFRSYTSTDVVGVQYGGALKNVIAIAAGMADGLGMGHNARAAIITRGLAEITRLAVRKGANPLTLSGLSGMGDLVLTCTGELSRNRHVGMELGKGRKLPDILAEMKEVAEGVKTAKSARDLSLKTGVELPICEQVYLIAYEGKNAKAAVVDLMTRQPKSELSGV; translated from the coding sequence ATGCGCGGCAGTGTCATCGGTGCAGGCTCCTTCGGAACGGCGCTCGCCAACGTGCTCGCGGTGAATTGCGACGAAGTCCGCCTGTGGGGCCGCGAACCCTCCACCGTGGAGGCCATCAACACCCGCCACGAGAACGACACCTACCTGAAGGGCATCCCCCTCTCCGAGCGCGTGCGCGCGACCACGGACCTGGAGGAGGCGCTGGCGGGCTCGGAGATGGTGGTGCTCGCCACGCCCAGCCACGCCACGCGCGAGGTGCTCGCTCGCGCGAAGGCCTTCCTGCCGAAGAGCGTGCCCCTGGTCACGGTGTCCAAGGGCATCGAGAACGGCACGCTGCTCACCATGACGGAGCTGTTGGAGGACTGTCTGCCGGAGGAGTTCCACCCGTACGTCGCGGTGCTCTCCGGCCCCAGCTTCGCCAAGGAGCTGGCGCGGCGCATGCCCACGGTGGTGACCATCGCGTCGCACTGGGACAAGGTGGCCCAGCGCTGTCAGAAGGCGCTGCAGACGGACACCTTCCGCTCGTACACGTCCACGGACGTGGTGGGCGTGCAGTACGGCGGCGCGCTGAAGAACGTCATCGCCATCGCCGCGGGCATGGCGGACGGCCTGGGCATGGGCCACAACGCGCGGGCCGCCATCATCACGCGCGGCCTGGCGGAGATCACCCGGCTCGCCGTGCGCAAGGGCGCCAACCCACTGACGCTCTCCGGCCTGTCCGGCATGGGCGACCTGGTGCTCACCTGCACCGGCGAGCTCAGCCGCAACCGCCACGTGGGCATGGAGCTGGGCAAGGGCCGCAAGCTGCCGGACATCCTCGCGGAGATGAAGGAGGTCGCCGAGGGCGTGAAGACGGCGAAGAGCGCGCGCGACCTGTCCCTCAAGACGGGCGTGGAGCTGCCCATCTGCGAGCAGGTCTACCTCATCGCCTACGAGGGCAAGAACGCCAAGGCGGCGGTGGTGGACCTGATGACGCGCCAGCCGAAGTCGGAGCTGTCCGGCGTCTGA
- the proB gene encoding glutamate 5-kinase, with the protein MTDSARNALREARRVVVKIGTNALTSATGRFNRAHFDALGQDLLWAAGGRELVVVSSGAIALGMERLGLPARPRDIPGKQACAAVGQSRLMQAYEEAFSHAERTVAQVLLTHEDVQERRRYLNVKHALDRLLAAGVVPVINENDTVSVDELKFGDNDTLASLVAGVVEADALVLLSDVEGLYTADPRKDADARLMPAVPRVTSDVLALAGDATSAVGTGGMASKVRAAARAAELGIPCVITSGAVPGRLRDVLRGEAVGTLFQPAGRRSARTAWIAHALRPRGRLVVDAGAKEAIVTGKRSLLPSGVTGVEGDFGRGDPVDLTDAAGTVFARGLSTYDANELKRIAGRRSADIEAVLGYRYLDEAVHRDDLAVL; encoded by the coding sequence GTGACTGATTCCGCACGCAACGCCCTGCGCGAGGCCCGCCGCGTGGTGGTGAAGATTGGGACCAACGCGCTGACGAGCGCCACCGGCCGCTTCAACCGCGCCCACTTCGACGCGCTGGGGCAGGACCTGCTGTGGGCCGCCGGGGGCCGGGAGCTGGTGGTGGTGTCCAGCGGCGCCATCGCGCTGGGCATGGAGCGGCTGGGGCTGCCCGCGCGGCCCCGGGACATCCCGGGCAAGCAGGCGTGCGCGGCGGTGGGGCAGAGCCGCCTGATGCAGGCGTACGAGGAGGCCTTCAGCCACGCGGAGCGGACGGTGGCCCAGGTGCTGCTCACCCACGAGGACGTGCAGGAGCGCCGGCGCTACCTCAACGTGAAGCATGCCCTGGACCGGCTGCTGGCCGCGGGCGTGGTGCCGGTCATCAACGAGAACGACACCGTGTCGGTGGACGAGCTGAAGTTCGGCGACAACGACACGCTGGCCAGCCTGGTGGCCGGCGTGGTGGAGGCCGACGCGCTGGTCCTCCTGTCCGACGTGGAGGGCCTCTACACCGCCGACCCGCGCAAGGACGCCGACGCCCGCCTCATGCCCGCCGTGCCGCGCGTCACCTCGGACGTGCTGGCCCTGGCCGGCGACGCCACCAGCGCGGTGGGCACGGGCGGCATGGCGTCCAAGGTGCGCGCCGCCGCTCGCGCCGCGGAGCTGGGCATCCCGTGCGTCATCACCTCCGGCGCGGTGCCCGGCCGCCTGCGCGACGTGCTGCGAGGGGAGGCCGTGGGCACGCTCTTCCAGCCCGCCGGCCGCCGCAGCGCGCGCACCGCGTGGATCGCCCACGCGCTCAGGCCCCGGGGCCGGCTGGTGGTGGACGCGGGCGCGAAGGAGGCCATCGTCACCGGCAAGCGCAGCCTGCTGCCCAGCGGCGTGACGGGCGTGGAAGGAGACTTCGGCCGGGGGGACCCGGTGGACCTGACGGACGCGGCCGGGACGGTGTTCGCCCGGGGCCTGTCCACCTACGACGCCAACGAACTCAAGCGCATCGCCGGGCGGCGGAGCGCGGACATCGAGGCGGTCCTGGGCTACCGCTACCTGGATGAGGCGGTGCACCGCGACGACCTGGCGGTGCTGTAG
- the hflX gene encoding GTPase HflX translates to MKEIYGNTLGLKSSEQQRLRNTFRRRVDPREIVSAELARHLTELSHELNRQVGVLINRKGDIEHVVVGNAHKLELPDIGRARAGQIRLRGLRLVHTHLKSEPLTKDDLTDLALLRLDCVAAVGVGNDGLPGVLHWAYLVPENGSGEFWHVSTLPSVHGEQPDLLATLDALEEELNRKAAARTVSGRERAILVAVCLDGNRARAESSLAELKELARTAGVEVVDSVLQMKREADPRYLIGRGKLEDLNLRSMQSMVDLLVFDKDLTPSQGRHIGDATSLKILDRTQLILDIFAQRAQTAEGKLQVELAQLKYRLPRLVQGDDSLSRLMGGGVGGRGPGETKLEIDRRRVRERITNLERRIDVISRERSVRRAQRNRREVPVISIVGYTNAGKSTLLNAITNAEVLAEDKLFATLDPTSRRLRFPQEREVIITDTVGFIRDLPKDLVAAFRATLEELYDASLLLHVVDASDPARDDQVEAVETILNSLGLMEKPRLMVWNKADQLPADEVEALLRSRGGVAISAVKREGLATLLAKADTTLFAEGASESIGVV, encoded by the coding sequence TTGAAGGAAATCTACGGCAACACCCTGGGCCTGAAGTCGAGCGAGCAGCAGCGGCTGCGCAACACGTTCCGCCGCCGCGTGGATCCGCGCGAAATCGTGTCCGCGGAGCTTGCCCGCCACCTCACCGAGCTGTCGCACGAGCTCAACCGTCAGGTGGGCGTCCTCATCAACCGCAAGGGCGACATCGAGCACGTCGTCGTGGGCAACGCGCACAAGCTGGAGCTGCCGGACATCGGCCGTGCGCGCGCCGGGCAGATTCGTCTGCGCGGCCTGCGGCTGGTGCACACGCACTTGAAGAGCGAACCCCTGACGAAGGACGACCTCACGGACCTGGCGCTGCTGCGCCTGGACTGCGTGGCGGCCGTGGGCGTGGGCAACGACGGTCTGCCCGGCGTGCTGCACTGGGCCTACCTGGTGCCGGAGAACGGCTCGGGTGAGTTCTGGCACGTGTCCACCCTGCCCTCCGTGCACGGTGAACAGCCGGACCTGCTGGCCACGCTGGACGCGCTGGAGGAGGAGCTCAACCGCAAGGCGGCCGCGCGCACCGTGTCCGGCCGCGAGCGCGCCATCCTGGTGGCGGTGTGCCTGGACGGCAACCGCGCGCGGGCGGAGTCCTCGCTGGCGGAGCTGAAGGAGCTGGCGCGCACCGCGGGCGTGGAGGTGGTGGACAGCGTGCTCCAGATGAAGCGCGAGGCGGATCCGCGCTACCTCATCGGCCGGGGCAAGCTGGAGGACCTGAACCTGCGCTCCATGCAGTCCATGGTGGACCTGCTCGTCTTCGACAAGGACCTCACCCCGTCGCAGGGCCGTCACATCGGCGATGCGACGAGCCTCAAGATCCTGGACCGCACGCAGCTCATCCTGGACATCTTCGCCCAGCGCGCGCAGACGGCGGAGGGCAAGCTGCAGGTGGAGCTGGCGCAGCTGAAGTACCGGCTGCCCCGGCTGGTGCAGGGGGATGACTCGCTCAGCCGCCTCATGGGCGGTGGCGTGGGCGGCCGCGGCCCTGGTGAGACGAAGCTCGAAATCGATCGCCGCCGCGTGCGCGAGCGCATCACGAACCTGGAGCGCCGCATCGACGTCATCAGCCGCGAGCGCAGCGTCCGCCGGGCGCAGCGCAACCGGCGCGAGGTGCCGGTCATCTCCATCGTGGGCTACACCAACGCGGGCAAGTCCACGCTGCTCAACGCCATCACCAACGCGGAGGTGCTGGCGGAGGACAAGCTGTTCGCCACGCTGGACCCCACCAGCCGCCGCCTGCGCTTCCCGCAGGAGCGCGAGGTCATCATCACCGACACGGTGGGCTTCATCCGGGACCTGCCCAAGGACCTGGTGGCGGCCTTCCGCGCCACGCTGGAGGAGCTGTACGACGCAAGCCTGCTGCTGCACGTGGTGGACGCGAGCGACCCGGCCCGCGACGACCAGGTGGAGGCGGTGGAGACCATCCTCAACTCGCTGGGCCTGATGGAGAAGCCGCGCCTGATGGTGTGGAACAAGGCGGACCAGCTGCCCGCGGACGAGGTGGAGGCGCTCCTGCGGTCGCGGGGCGGCGTGGCCATCAGCGCGGTGAAGCGCGAAGGGCTGGCGACGCTGCTGGCCAAGGCGGACACCACCCTGTTCGCCGAGGGTGCGTCCGAGTCCATCGGCGTGGTGTGA
- a CDS encoding helix-turn-helix transcriptional regulator, whose translation MDRTERILDLVALLLDAREPISWAELREHFPADYGGSDDAAERKFERDKAELVELGFPLSYVQGDDERRDGYLVDRNVYYLPEADLTKEELAVLYAAGSAALASGAFPGRDDLAHALRKIGFFAGESLPTPRVRMELGTGQEGQEKEVSARLEQLWDACSAHKWVQLTYGSPRKDGVTERRVDPYGLALRRGVWTLVGYCHLRQGLRTFHVHRIRELKVNTARPRTPDFEVPAGFSLDAHVAYFPWQYRFHEPLEVTLQLTGPQASRAGSLFPGAALEPVGEGVVRARFPVTFLDGLARFVLSLGSDCRMEGPPEARERLEHMAANILAKHAPVEGQRVSA comes from the coding sequence ATGGACCGCACGGAACGCATCCTTGATCTCGTGGCACTGCTGCTCGACGCGCGGGAACCCATCTCGTGGGCCGAACTGCGTGAGCACTTCCCCGCGGACTACGGCGGCTCGGACGACGCCGCTGAACGCAAGTTCGAACGTGACAAGGCGGAGCTCGTCGAGCTGGGCTTCCCGCTGAGCTACGTGCAGGGCGACGACGAGCGGCGCGACGGCTACCTCGTCGACCGCAACGTCTACTACCTGCCGGAGGCCGACCTCACGAAGGAGGAGCTGGCCGTCCTCTACGCCGCCGGGTCCGCCGCGCTCGCGTCCGGCGCGTTCCCGGGCCGCGACGACCTGGCGCACGCGCTGCGCAAGATCGGCTTCTTCGCCGGCGAATCCCTGCCCACCCCGCGCGTGCGCATGGAGCTGGGCACCGGCCAGGAGGGCCAGGAGAAGGAGGTCTCCGCCCGCCTGGAGCAGCTCTGGGACGCGTGCTCCGCGCACAAGTGGGTGCAGCTCACCTACGGCAGCCCGCGCAAGGACGGCGTCACGGAGCGGCGCGTGGACCCCTACGGCCTGGCGCTGCGGCGCGGCGTCTGGACGCTGGTGGGCTACTGCCACCTGCGCCAGGGCCTGCGCACCTTCCACGTCCACCGCATCCGCGAGCTGAAGGTGAACACCGCCCGGCCGCGCACGCCGGACTTCGAGGTGCCGGCGGGCTTCTCGCTGGACGCCCACGTGGCGTACTTCCCCTGGCAGTACCGCTTCCACGAGCCCCTGGAGGTGACGCTCCAGCTCACCGGGCCGCAGGCCTCGCGCGCGGGCTCGCTGTTCCCGGGCGCGGCGCTGGAGCCGGTGGGGGAGGGCGTCGTGCGGGCCCGCTTCCCGGTGACGTTCCTGGACGGGCTGGCGCGCTTCGTCCTGTCCCTGGGCTCGGACTGCCGCATGGAGGGGCCTCCGGAGGCGCGCGAGCGCCTGGAGCACATGGCGGCGAACATCCTGGCGAAGCACGCGCCGGTGGAAGGTCAGCGGGTGAGCGCATGA